The following is a genomic window from Calliphora vicina chromosome 5, idCalVici1.1, whole genome shotgun sequence.
CCCGCAATTGTCAAGTGGCCGGTGTGCAAGAAATATTTAACCCATTCGGCCTCGCCAAAAGCTGCCTCCGATTGGGCCAATTCATTGTCGTGATGGGGAAATTTAAGATCTACACCGCCTGTATGTATATCGAATGTAGGACCGAAAACATCCGAAGCCATGGCTGAGCATTCAATGTGCCAGCCGGGACGACCTTTGCCCCAGGGACTGTCCCAAAAGGGTTCACCAGCTTTACTGGCCTTCCATAGGGCAAAATCATTGGGTGAACGTTTTTCCGTTAAACGTTCCTCACCCACTGACAAGTCACCTTCGCCCTCCTGCAAAGACTTAGTGTCACCATAGGCTTCAGGCACCAGTTTGGCATAGAAATGTTTGTCTTTCCGGTCGAAACCATTGACGTCAAAGTAGACGGAACCATTGGCGGCATATGCCAAACCATTGTCGATGATACGCTGGATAAATGTAACAATTTGGGGCACATATTCAGATACGCGGGTCAAAACATCTGGTGGTAGGATCTgaataagaaatatataaatgataaattatataaatctgTGGAAATTTAACAAGTTCCGAGAGGTGCAAGTTAAACAAGAGAAGTAAAAGGTGGTGTTTGGCCTCACTTTTATCTACTACTTATTTGCCTTTCACTTACATTTAACGATTTCATATCATTGTGAAATTGATCCTCCCAATAGCGAGGCAATGACTCAAATATAGCATTATCATTCACCGAGGCACCCTCTTTCGTATCCAACCAATTTGAAATGGGATCTTTAGCCTCCTGCAAATACACATCACGGGCTTTCGCAATAGCATCGGCATTACCACCAGCCACCGCCTTCGTTAGCAACTCCACAGCATCATTCATGCGCACAAATAGTTTATCCAACATAGTTTTCTTATCGGGGTCGGTATTTTTTGCGCAAGTATCCTGGAATTGAGCCAAAACTGCAGCTTGATCTTGCAAAAGTTCGGGCAAAGGTGAAACCTTTGACTTTTCGGCATAACGATCGAACAAGTAATTTTGACGGGCACGTTTAATGATTTTATCATCTATATCGGTGATATTCatcacatacaaaatattgtaaccGAAATAGTCCGACAATACACGTCTCAAAATATCGAAAGATATATAAGATctaaaagaaatgtaaattttaaaataaatctttccTTTGTATGAAAGTATGATCTTACCTAGCGTGACCCATGTGCGAGGCATCATATACCGTGGGTCCACAACTATACCAGGTTACATTGTTACCATCCAGCGGCACAAATTCTTCCTTTTGTCGGGTCAAACTGTTAAATAAACGTAATTTTGATTTATCGGCTGCAGCTGGTACTTGCCACGCAGGTTGCTGACGTTTGGCCATTTTTATCGGGAAATTTTAACTCTTTTAAGATAAACAATTGAATGATTTAAAATGCTGGAATTATTGCTAAATTTCCACGTTGCAACAACTACTGCACGGAATGTGGTTGTCGGCAGAGAACGAAGTCGATCGGCTAAAAGTCGGCTATTAGCCGCCGCCGACGTATATTGCAACACTAAGCCGCCGCCGAAGTAGGCGGCTAAAGTCGGCTAACCAGCTAAGCTGATTTGCATCAGCTAagctaatttattttacatttgtataaaaataatacgtattttttaattaaataataaaatgaaatataatttatatttataaaaaactatttaggtATGCAAATCTATGGTTTTATCTATGACTGTATGTACGACAGGttgcatttaaatattttaaaaataaggcAGCTTAAAAATTGTGAATTCCTCTATGTGGCATCTTAGAAAAAGTTAGCGTCTACAAAATGTTCCCGTTATATTTTATTCTTACAAGAATTTTAATGTGTCGAAATGTCTCAATCGAATATAACAAGTTTTTTTCCTATAAGCCAAAATAGTGCTTCAAATATTGATTCAGATTCAGAAGAGTCTGAGTCTGAAAATTATAACAGGTATATTTTGCCTTCAGCGgatataaaatattatgaagatttatttaaaaaaaaagacgatttaaaaaaaatagtgagagTTCAAGTGAATGAAACTGGAATTTCTGAATGCTGGAAGCATTTTGGAAATTTGTACATTAAAGAcagaattattttaaacaaatacaaattttgtaaaaaatgtttagatgCAGATGGCACCTTAAAAGGGTAAGTAATTTCTCCTTTTTTTTTGACATACGGCTAACCATTGTATATTTAAGATTTTCAAAGTCAACATCAACCACAAATTACATGAGCCATCTTCGAATGGTTCACAATATAAATGTGAAATCCATTACACAAAAGAAAAGCTCATTAATTACACAAAGTGCCCTGGAAGCCACTTCAACCAACAATTCCAAATACCAAAATGGCCGCCGGATTGCAGAAATGTGTTGTTGGGATCTTCAACCGTTTAGTATTGTTGATAGACctggttttcaaaaatttgttaagttCCTGAATCCAAAGACCACATTACCATCAGATAGGACAGTGGCAGGTACAGCTCTAAATGATGTTTATAATGTATATTTTGATCATGTAAAGACACATTTgcaaaaatgtcctaaaaacgTTACATTAGTAACAGATATGTGGTCTGACAATTATAAACATCTCtcttacataaatattaaaatacattatTGTGAAGAGTTTGAGATTAAAGTAGTTAccttaaaaacagaaatttttcaaaGACCACATACTGCATTTGCAGTATCAGAAAAAATTTATGATGCTTTAGTGGAATTTAATCTGCAGCAAAAAGATATATGTGCGGTAACAGATGGAGGAAGCAATATCGTGGcggctttaaaattaaaaaatatcaagcgCTTTGGTTGCACAGCCCACATATTGCACCGTTTTTTAAGCCACGACTTGCTTCGCTATGAGAGGTTTtctcatataaataaaattatttcaaaactcAAACAAATTTACCGGAGCCTTATGTACAGCTCTGAAGAATTACTTCggcttcagaatttggaagaaCAGGCTAATTTAGCGAACATTATTTTGGATGCCGAAAATATTTTGCAGGGTTTAGATGACAATGAACAATTTCCAAATGGTGACGATgactttaatgaaatttttgaagGCCATTTAAGCTCCAAACATGgatcattaaaaaattccgtTCCGACACGATGgaattcattattaaaaatgatagagagttttgtcaaaaatattaatattattaatatagctctattaaaagcaaaacagGATCCTCTTCTAATTCcagaaatggaaaaaaaaataataaaagaattcggacaatttctaaaaatttttgagGATTCAACGCAATATCTCCAAGGTCAAAATTACCCAACAGTATCGTCctgcatttttttttatgaaaatataatgaattctttggaaaaaactgaaaatgaatCTAGCTTTGAAATTACAATAGAGCTCTGCAACTTTGCTAAAGAAAAGTTCGGtaatagatttaaaattttaaaactccaCGTTGTTGCGGCACTAATGGACCCATCGCAAAAAAATTGgactgttataaataaatatattacaaaaattcCTCCAAATGTGGATAATTCCTATGTGCTACTTGAAAATGTTGCCAATTGCGTCAAAAAGGAGGAATTAATTTcagaagaaataaaaaagttgataaCTGACGAAAATGACCAATTATTGTCCAGTAGAACCAGCAGCAGAACCAACAAATAAGAAACaggtaaattttttaacatttgtggtattcacatatatacatatatataatttgttaacAGAAAATATCAAGTGGTCGCCAAAAAATGCTCGAAGCTCTAGGAAGTACTTCAAATTTAACCAATAGTTTGGAAGAGgaagtcaaaaaatatttagagaaaGACGCTTTGGAAACAGAATCTCTCGACTGGTGGCAGCAACACAAAGATGTGAGAGGAAGTTTCTACATATTAAACTTAATATTCATACATTTCATTTCAGATTTATCCAAACGTAGCTAAATTAGCGAATTATTGCTTTGGTATACCAGCGACTTCCGCATCCTCAGAACAAGCTTTTTCCATAGCTGGAAATTGCATAAATGCCAAAAGAAGCCGTCTGCATCCAGCAACAATAAAGAAGCAGTTGTTCGTACATGACAACAGGACGATAGTAGAACCCTTCTTATCAAATTGAGTTGCATTAACCgatattaattgaaatattgaattaaattttttattttattaacttttttattttttttttttaaatttaataaaaaaaatacattttatgaaaaattcggtaatttaaattttgttattgtccGTTACCGGCTTAGTCGACTTTCAGCCGccgctgaatttttttttattagccgCCGCCGCCGAAAATTGTTCGACTTTAGTCGACTATTAGCCGCCGCcgtataattttgaagttagcCGCCGCCGGCGTTAATTACGTATCGGCTTCGTTCTCTGGTTGTCGGTCTCGTTAATGACACACAGAGCGGAGGAGGAAAAGTCAAAACATGTTGATGTTAAGAAGACAgcaaaacaaattaacaaaataaactgGGGAAAAGAGATTTTACACTACGTTTTTGGGATAGTAGAGAATTCTTTTCAAAACATATCCAATTTCATAAATTGGATACATTTTACTAAATTAGCCAATCGGGATGTCTTGATTTGCCACAGCTTGAATAATAATAACTACACAGACTTTTGGCTATCTTGAATAaattatttctcatttaaaaataatttttttgaaaagctaaacaTGTAACATATTGAGTAAGGACAGTATCTCACTTATTCTGTCAATGTCCTATCTTGGCCAATACAAGGTCGTCGGATATGAATCTTCAAACAAATATATTCATTCATCAGATAATCTGGGTGGTTCAATATGGAAACAGGTCGATTGAGAGACTTGCTGTTTACTTCTTCGGTAACACAATAGTATCAGTTCTTAATATTCCGCAGTGCAGCTGCATACCTAAAGTGTTATATTTTCAATAGCATAAATTTATACCATTAAAAACGTGGACCGCAAATAACAGTTATccatatttttagtacttttgagTAAAATCGAATAAACTCCTGCAAAAAAACTTCCAGACTcaactaaatttttttggtctgGCATCTTTGTGGAAAGActtgtcattatttttgtttacaaaactaTCAATTCTGCTTTCATCTTTGCTTCGTCTAGCAAGCGGCTTAAAAGGATTTTTTGTTGTAACGAAATCCTTTGTTTTTAACAAGAATTATAAAAGAAATCTTTTActttttcgaataattataaaaacaaataaaataaactaattattttagtataatAAAAGCTATTTAATACAGATAAAAAGCTACTACtaaaaattattagattttattaaaaaaaaaagtgaaaattctGAATGAAGCCAACAAAATGCTCAAGTATTTAGTGATTCTAGTTATTAGCATCATAGCAAATACGGCCAGCACTGAGTTACTGCCAGACGAAAATGGTTATTTAGCCTATTGTCCCTGCATGGGTAAGTTTAATAATTCCTGAaatcaaatttgaaataatattaatttattttaaaggacGTTTTGGTAACCAGGCGGACCACTTTCTGGGAGCTTTGGCTTTTTCCAAGGCCTTAAATCGCACCCTGATACTGCCACCCTGGGTAGAGTATCGTAGGGGTGAAATGCGTTCTATACAGGTGCCCTTTAACACCTACTTTTCGGTGGATCCCTTAAAGAACTACCACCGTGTTATATTGATGGaagattttatgaaaaatttggcTAACAAAATATGGCCCGAAGATAAACGTATATCATTTTGTTATATGGAACGTAAGAGTATACACACAAAAGATAACGCGCTGGTGGGTTGTCATGCAAAAGAGGGCAATCCTTTTGGTCCATTTTGGGATACTTTCAATATAGATTTCAGCTCATCAGAATTCTATGGTCCTTTACATTTCGATGTGCATCACAGTGTCATGCCCGAAAGATGGAGGGAACGTTATACAGCTGCTGAATGGCCAGTATTGGCTTTTACCGGTGCCCCTGCCAGTTATCCCGTGCAAAATGAAAATCGCCAGCTGCAAGcgtatttaaaatggaatcataAATATCGCACTTTGGCAGCAGCTTTCATTAAAAACACTTTACCCAAGGGGGCATTTATAGGCATACACCTGCGTAATGGCATTGACTGGGTGAGAGCCTGTGAACATGTTAAGGACAGCCAGCAATTGTTTGCCTCTCCCCAGTGTTTGGGCTATAACAATGAAAAGGGCAATTTATATCCAGAATTGTGTATGCCATCTAAAGAGCTGATAGTGCGTCAGCTAAAAAGActgataaaaaatgttaaacaagaCCAACCCAAGAATGAAGTGCGTTCGGTATTTGTGGCCTCCGATAACaatcatatgttgccagaactAAATAGTGCCTTGCAGCGCATGAATATTACCGTGTATCGTTTAAGCGAAGATAGTCCTCATTTGGATTTAGCTATATTGGGACAATCAAATCATTTTATAGGCAACTGCATATCGTCCTATTCGGCGTTTGTTAAAAGAGATCGAGATGTTAATGGATTTCCTTCCTACTTTTGGGCCTATCCCAATGAAAAGGAACGACAACATGCTAAAGTACATGAAGAACTTTAAATGGATTTATTTACATTTCCCGACGACTTTATATAAGCAGCGTATGGTATTGAATCTCCATTAGCATTTAGTGGATATACAAATGTTTGTATACCAACTAAGTTATAGAAGTAGCTATTAGTTTTAAAGaaaccactaattttttaaataaattataaaaaagaacaagtattaaaataaagtataaaataCTATAGGTATTTtgcaattgaaattattttgaaacgCTTTTATTTAACTAGCaatgtttgtatgtttttgtaggtcaaaatatactgaaatttgccatttatattgaaattgtgaagtattaaaaaaatctctataatttatgttttctttaaataaatcattttaaagaaatctttttatttattttatattaaatttaattgatgacaaataaaaaacttgttttgtttGTGTTATGTTAAAATTCTTATGAAACCCTTTCCACGGCGTTCCCATTTCATTTTAATGCACCAATTTTTGACTGCGAGCCAAATCCAATTGAACTGTTGACACTTGAGTAAGACCTTCACGCACTGAACTTAAGTTATCCTTCCAGGCATGCAACAAATCACGCAATTGTTCCCATTGAGGAGCACCAAATGTACGATGCATAGTGGAAGAGATGTGTACCTTGCGGTTGGCTTGATCAAGACGAGCACGTAccaatttagttttcaaaaccTCAATAACAAAAGCCTCCACTTCATCTTCGGAGATTTGCAATTCTTTGGTCAAAGTCTCAAAACTCATTTCGGGATTACTCTCGGCCAATTGCATGAAGGTTAACAAGCGCATTTTCTTCATGTTCTGTTCATGGTTTAGACCTTGTGAGTTCACGAATTCCTTGTGGTCTTCATAGAATTGGATGTATGAAGGAAGTTTGTCGGACACGAAAATGGACAATAAATCATGGATTAAATCACCCTCCAAGAAGCGTACTGGTTTCAAAGCCAACAAGGGATCTAAAAGGAATGTGTTGGGATCGGCCAAGGCGGTAACAATACACTTCATGGCATCTTCGCGGGCCACACAGGCATTATCAGCGGTATAGGTACCCAAAAGTTCAATCATTACCTTGGCGGAGAGGTCAAGATTGGTATCCTTGGTGACATCGTGCAACAAACGGTATAGTTTTTGCATTTGTTCGGCCGAGGGTGGGCAGTTGGCAAATTGTGATTTCAATTGATCAACTCCGGTGAATACTTCCAAAACTTGATCACATTGCTTGGCCACTTGCACCAAATGGTAGTAAACATGATAACGCAATGGTGAGGAAGTAtctaaattattaaacaaacgCCACAATGACTGCAAACACACTTTTGTCAAGGGTACATTAGTGGCTTTAGTCATTTTCTCGCAATAAGCCAAAATAATGTTTTCACCACGATCCAAAGGAATCTGTAAAAATAACGCAATAAATTAGTttcaatttaattgtttacaaacaCTCAAAAAACTACCGTAATCATTATGGATACAATACTGTTGAGTATGCAATCGATCTGTTGGGGCTCACCATCCTTAAAGCAAACATCACATACACCAATGATTTTGTGTAAATCATCTTCTACACCTTTGCTGGACTTTTCCGATGAGATTTCAGCACCCAAGTTCTTGAAATATTTCCTCAATTCTTGGAcctggaaaataaatttaacaaaattattaacataatattcaaataaattttgcaaattgttTATTTGCCATTTGGGCAAACAACATAACCTCAACTTTTTTCGCCAGCACAATTTTAACTTGCAATTTTATTAGTTCTACTGGTCTGGAGGATACTTTACCTGCTCATCCATGGATAGATCTATAAAAACTGGTGGAGAATTCatgtttttcaattaatttgttattatttatgcgtttaaataaattattttctatgatTCGCCCAACACACGTCGCTTCTTTGAAAACTCAACAATAGAAAGGGTTgtcaaataattgacaattcGTGTTAACCATTTTGGGtgagtgttttttgtttaatatagagATGACGCATTTgcaagcaaaataatttttttatcgataataatttgtataaaatatgtcTGATGAATTGTcgaatattgtttttatacccttcaccatgagtgataAGGGTTATATATATAATTGTCATTACGTTTTTAATTatcgaccccataaagtatatatattctgaaaaagataagtatttttatcataaaccagcgaaaaaatattttttaataaaatcatcgATAACTGTAGTAAGTTACCTtttatatttgtgtgtaaaatttaataagaagAAGACAGTAAACATGCTTTTTGTGTagtgtattttttgttaacCAACACTGACAGCATTTTGACAACTGCAAattattctaaattaaaatgGCAAAGTAAACATCACCATTATTTTTTcatcaattatattttaaaattattttaagacgGTCGATATGCAGGAAATAACTTCAAATGAAGTAGCAAATACTCAGGTATCACCAGAACATGGAGAAACTCAAAAGCCACAAAAGGAATTCTACACCAAAGCCCAGCAATATTGGTCGGAGATACCTGCCACTGTAAATGGCATGCTGGGCGGTCTTGGCTACATAAGTGCCATCGATGTGCAAGGATCAAACGCATTTTTGCGCGAACTAAAGCTTAAAGatgctaa
Proteins encoded in this region:
- the eIF3m gene encoding eukaryotic translation initiation factor 3 subunit M encodes the protein MNSPPVFIDLSMDEQVQELRKYFKNLGAEISSEKSSKGVEDDLHKIIGVCDVCFKDGEPQQIDCILNSIVSIMITIPLDRGENIILAYCEKMTKATNVPLTKVCLQSLWRLFNNLDTSSPLRYHVYYHLVQVAKQCDQVLEVFTGVDQLKSQFANCPPSAEQMQKLYRLLHDVTKDTNLDLSAKVMIELLGTYTADNACVAREDAMKCIVTALADPNTFLLDPLLALKPVRFLEGDLIHDLLSIFVSDKLPSYIQFYEDHKEFVNSQGLNHEQNMKKMRLLTFMQLAESNPEMSFETLTKELQISEDEVEAFVIEVLKTKLVRARLDQANRKVHISSTMHRTFGAPQWEQLRDLLHAWKDNLSSVREGLTQVSTVQLDLARSQKLVH
- the O-fut1 gene encoding GDP-fucose protein O-fucosyltransferase 1, producing the protein MLKYLVILVISIIANTASTELLPDENGYLAYCPCMGRFGNQADHFLGALAFSKALNRTLILPPWVEYRRGEMRSIQVPFNTYFSVDPLKNYHRVILMEDFMKNLANKIWPEDKRISFCYMERKSIHTKDNALVGCHAKEGNPFGPFWDTFNIDFSSSEFYGPLHFDVHHSVMPERWRERYTAAEWPVLAFTGAPASYPVQNENRQLQAYLKWNHKYRTLAAAFIKNTLPKGAFIGIHLRNGIDWVRACEHVKDSQQLFASPQCLGYNNEKGNLYPELCMPSKELIVRQLKRLIKNVKQDQPKNEVRSVFVASDNNHMLPELNSALQRMNITVYRLSEDSPHLDLAILGQSNHFIGNCISSYSAFVKRDRDVNGFPSYFWAYPNEKERQHAKVHEEL
- the CysRS gene encoding cysteine--tRNA ligase, cytoplasmic produces the protein MAKRQQPAWQVPAAADKSKLRLFNSLTRQKEEFVPLDGNNVTWYSCGPTVYDASHMGHARSYISFDILRRVLSDYFGYNILYVMNITDIDDKIIKRARQNYLFDRYAEKSKVSPLPELLQDQAAVLAQFQDTCAKNTDPDKKTMLDKLFVRMNDAVELLTKAVAGGNADAIAKARDVYLQEAKDPISNWLDTKEGASVNDNAIFESLPRYWEDQFHNDMKSLNILPPDVLTRVSEYVPQIVTFIQRIIDNGLAYAANGSVYFDVNGFDRKDKHFYAKLVPEAYGDTKSLQEGEGDLSVGEERLTEKRSPNDFALWKASKAGEPFWDSPWGKGRPGWHIECSAMASDVFGPTFDIHTGGVDLKFPHHDNELAQSEAAFGEAEWVKYFLHTGHLTIAGCKMSKSLKNFVTIQQALQKHTPCQLRLAFLLHSWKDTLDYSENTMEMAIQYEKFLNEFFLNVKDLTRHVTSEEPRRQFDAWTQVEADLQRKYNAIQTAVHNALCDNVDTRSALDCIRDLVSAANIYIRDNRGRLNSLLLRKIAAYITDLLHIFGAIVGPSGGIGFPVGSASGEGNIDLESTVLPYVEAAAVFRNQVRELAKTLKANEILNLCDQLRDDILPQLGVRLEDKEGGNFAVKLVDRETLLKERESKKAAEAERLAEKERKKQAAAEAAAAKDAQRKINPKEMFLQETDKYSQFDENGLPTHDKEGKEVSKGQLKKLQKLQTQQEQRYKEYLASVNGA